One window from the genome of Cricetulus griseus strain 17A/GY chromosome 2, alternate assembly CriGri-PICRH-1.0, whole genome shotgun sequence encodes:
- the Ctla4 gene encoding cytotoxic T-lymphocyte protein 4 isoform X2 — translation MAGLGVQRCRAQLQLASRTWPFEALLAFLFIPTFSKAIHVAQPSVVLASSHGVASFSCEYTSSHNTDEVRVTVLRQTNSQMTEVCATTFTMKNKLGFLDDPFCSGTFNESKVNLTIQGLRAADTGLYFCKVELMYPPPYFVGMGNGTQIYVIVKEKKSTYNRGLCENAPDRARM, via the exons ATGGCTGGTCTTGGAGTCCAGAGGTGCAGAGCTCAACTGCAGCTGGCTTCTAGGACTTGGCCCTTTGAAGccctgcttgcttttcttttcatccCGACCTTCTCCAAAG CCATACATGTAGCCCAACCTTCAGTGGTATTGGCCAGCAGCCATGGTGTGGCCAGCTTTTCATGTGAATATACATCTTCACACAACACTGATGAGGTCCGGGTGACAGTGCTGCGGCAGACAAACAGCCAGATGACTGAGGTCTGTGCCACGACATTCACAATGAAGAATAAGTTGGGCTTCCTAGATGATCCCTTCTGCAGTGGTACCTTCAATGAAAGCAAAGTGAACCTCACCATCCAAGGACTGAGAGCTGCTGACACCGGACTGTACTTCTGCAAGGTGGAACTCATGTACCCACCGCCATACTTTGTGGGCATGGGCAACGGGACCCAAATTTATGTCATTG TTAAAGAAAAGAAGTCCACTTACAACAGGGGTCTATGTGAAAATGCCCCCGACAGAGCCAGAATGTGA
- the Ctla4 gene encoding cytotoxic T-lymphocyte protein 4 isoform X1, giving the protein MAGLGVQRCRAQLQLASRTWPFEALLAFLFIPTFSKAIHVAQPSVVLASSHGVASFSCEYTSSHNTDEVRVTVLRQTNSQMTEVCATTFTMKNKLGFLDDPFCSGTFNESKVNLTIQGLRAADTGLYFCKVELMYPPPYFVGMGNGTQIYVIEPEPCPDSDVLLWILASVSSGLFFYSFLITAVSLSKMLKKRSPLTTGVYVKMPPTEPECEKQFQPYFIPIN; this is encoded by the exons ATGGCTGGTCTTGGAGTCCAGAGGTGCAGAGCTCAACTGCAGCTGGCTTCTAGGACTTGGCCCTTTGAAGccctgcttgcttttcttttcatccCGACCTTCTCCAAAG CCATACATGTAGCCCAACCTTCAGTGGTATTGGCCAGCAGCCATGGTGTGGCCAGCTTTTCATGTGAATATACATCTTCACACAACACTGATGAGGTCCGGGTGACAGTGCTGCGGCAGACAAACAGCCAGATGACTGAGGTCTGTGCCACGACATTCACAATGAAGAATAAGTTGGGCTTCCTAGATGATCCCTTCTGCAGTGGTACCTTCAATGAAAGCAAAGTGAACCTCACCATCCAAGGACTGAGAGCTGCTGACACCGGACTGTACTTCTGCAAGGTGGAACTCATGTACCCACCGCCATACTTTGTGGGCATGGGCAACGGGACCCAAATTTATGTCATTG AACCAGAACCATGCCCAGATTCTGACGTCCTCCTTTGGATCCTTGCTTCGGTTAGTTCAGGGTTGTTTTTTTACAGTTTCCTGATCACTGCTGTTTCTTTGAGCAAAATG TTAAAGAAAAGAAGTCCACTTACAACAGGGGTCTATGTGAAAATGCCCCCGACAGAGCCAGAATGTGAAAAGCAATTTCAGCCTTATTTTATTCCCATCAACTGA